One segment of Trypanosoma brucei brucei TREU927 chromosome 8, complete sequence DNA contains the following:
- a CDS encoding mitogen-activated protein kinase 3, putative, producing the protein MHKSNQELCEPTIVGGFKVYNVGGSEFEVPRKYTLLKILGMGAYGIACSCLNEETQEKVSIKKCREVFRDLDDGRRVLREVAMMRFFRHENLLHVMDILPPMKGYNEFRDVYIVTPLKDVDMNVVLRSRQVLEETHVRYFIYQILRGLKYLHSAGVAHRDLKPANLVTDISCELKIIDFGLSRSVTIPHHDLTDYVITRWYRPPELLLENSYYDTAVDIWSVGCIMAEMYNRKPVLPGRNTIDQLRLICTHIGKPPRDMVESAEALEKLNQLPDGELDMGKLVPGLTSADGIDFLSQMWELDPRKRPSAAELLRHPFMAPLHDEVDEPVCPTSFAWPYEMQEMSLDSLRRAFWDEICSFNPHLASQIPKGA; encoded by the coding sequence ATGCACAAAAGTAATCAAGAGTTGTGCGAGCCTACAATTGTAGGGGGCTTTAAGGTGTACAATGTTGGTGGATCCGAGTTTGAGGTTCCACGGAAGTACACACTTTTGAAAATACTTGGTATGGGAGCTTATGGTATTGCGTGCAGTTGCTTGAATGAAGAAACACAGGAGAAGGTATCGATAAAAAAGTGCCGAGAGGTATTCCGTGACTTGGATGATGGCAGGCGCGTTCTGCGTGAGGTTGCGATGATGCGCTTCTTCAGGCACGAGAATTTGTTACATGTCATGGATATATTGCCGCCCATGAAGGGCTACAATGAATTCCGTGATGTTTACATAGTAACGCCCCTGAAGGATGTTGATATGAATGTTGTGCTTCGCTCGCGTCAGGTGCTAGAGGAAACTCACGTCCGGTACTTCATTTATCAAATACTTCGGGGTTTAAAATATTTACATAGTGCCGGTGTGGCACACCGTGACTTGAAACCAGCCAACCTAGTCACTGACATCTCGTGCGAGCTGAAGATTATTGACTTCGGTCTTTCCCGTAGCGTCACTATCCCACATCATGATTTGACTGACTACGTCATTACACGCTGGTACCGACCGCCGGAACTGCTTCTAGAAAACAGTTACTACGACACCGCGGTAGACATTTGGTCAGTCGGTTGCATTATGGCAGAAATGTACAATCGCAAGCCAGTCCTTCCGGGCCGAAACACGATTGATCAGCTGCGGCTCATTTGCACACATATTGGGAAGCCTCCAAGGGATATGGTAGAGAGTGCAGAGGCGTTGGAGAAGTTAAATCAACTTCCTGATGGCGAATTGGACATGGGCAAACTTGTGCCCGGGTTGACAAGTGCAGATGGAATTGATTTTCTCAGCCAAATGTGGGAGCTTGACCCGCGGAAAAGGCCATCAGCGGCTGAATTACTTCGCCATCCATTCATGGCACCGTTGCATGATGAAGTGGACGAGCCGGTGTGTCCGACATCCTTCGCGTGGCCATATGAAATGCAGGAAATGAGTCTTGACTCCCTCCGTAGGGCATTCTGGGATGAAATATGCAGCTTTAATCCACATCTTGCAAGCCAAATACCGAAAGGCGCGTAG